One genomic segment of Pseudomonas chlororaphis subsp. aurantiaca includes these proteins:
- the rlmF gene encoding 23S rRNA (adenine(1618)-N(6))-methyltransferase RlmF encodes MTAPRPPKAPRKKPQSAAPAKAVAPREKASLHPRNRHQGRYDFAQLIKSTPELGAFVIINPYGKESIDFANPAAVRVFNRALLKAFYGIAHWDIPADFLCPPVPGRADYVHFLADLLAAHNEGVIPRGAAVRVLDVGVGANCIYPLIGHSDYRWQFLGSDIDPTALAAAKAIVQANGLNKAIGLRQQANRKQILLGLLESDERFDLTLCNPPFHASLEEATRGSQRKWRALGKADPKRKLPVLNFGGQAAELWCEGGEARFVTQLIGESAQVAQQVLWFSTLVSKASNLPAIQAALKKAGALESQVVEMSQGQKQSRFVAWTFKDKAQQQAWRQEHWVRKG; translated from the coding sequence ATGACCGCCCCCCGCCCTCCCAAAGCTCCGCGCAAAAAGCCTCAATCTGCTGCTCCGGCCAAGGCCGTCGCACCACGGGAAAAGGCCAGCCTGCACCCGCGCAATCGCCATCAAGGCCGCTACGACTTTGCGCAGTTGATCAAGAGCACCCCGGAGTTGGGGGCTTTCGTGATCATCAATCCTTATGGCAAGGAGAGCATCGACTTCGCCAACCCGGCGGCGGTGCGGGTGTTCAACCGAGCATTGCTCAAGGCGTTCTACGGCATCGCCCATTGGGACATCCCGGCCGACTTCCTCTGCCCTCCGGTACCCGGTCGCGCCGATTACGTGCACTTCCTGGCCGACCTGCTGGCCGCGCATAACGAAGGCGTTATTCCCCGCGGCGCAGCGGTGCGGGTGCTGGACGTCGGGGTCGGCGCCAACTGCATCTACCCGCTGATCGGCCACTCCGATTACCGCTGGCAATTCCTCGGTTCCGACATCGACCCCACCGCTCTCGCCGCTGCCAAGGCAATCGTCCAGGCCAACGGCCTGAACAAGGCCATCGGCCTGCGCCAGCAAGCCAACCGCAAGCAGATCCTGCTGGGGCTGCTGGAGAGCGACGAGCGCTTCGACCTGACCCTGTGCAATCCGCCGTTCCATGCCTCCCTGGAAGAAGCCACGCGCGGCAGCCAGCGCAAATGGCGGGCCCTGGGCAAGGCCGATCCCAAGCGCAAGCTGCCGGTGCTGAACTTTGGCGGCCAGGCGGCGGAGTTGTGGTGCGAGGGTGGCGAAGCACGCTTCGTGACCCAGTTGATCGGCGAAAGCGCCCAGGTGGCGCAACAAGTGTTGTGGTTCAGCACCCTGGTGTCGAAAGCCTCGAACCTGCCGGCGATCCAGGCCGCGCTGAAAAAGGCCGGGGCACTGGAGAGCCAGGTGGTGGAGATGTCACAGGGGC